A stretch of Plesiomonas shigelloides DNA encodes these proteins:
- the rsxC gene encoding electron transport complex subunit RsxC encodes MSSVIKAIQSGRIWDFDGGIHPPEMKSQSNNTPIRRIDLAPYYVVPLQQHAGQAGNLIVKTGEKVLKGQPLTQYHGGGRILPVHAPTSGTIIAVEPRTIAHPSGLSDLCVVIEPDGNDTWVEREQIEDYHLLTPEQLIAKIRSAGIAGLGGAGFPTAAKLTGGANLIKLLIINAAECEPYITADDRLMQDRADEIIEGIRILRHILRPEQVVIGIEDNKSLAIESLRKSLDGSEDIQLRIIPTKYPSGGAKQLIKILTGMEVPKGKHSSAIGVLMQNVGTAFAIKRAIIEGEPLIERVVTLTGDAIHDKGNIWARLGTPVQHLLSHAGYRRTAGNGQIIIGGPLMGFSLPHLDVPVVKITNCILAPGAAEFGEEHAEQACIRCSSCADACPVNLLPQQLYWFSRGKEHDKARQYNIMDCIECGACAYVCPSNIPLVQYYRQEKAELWEIRREERKSEIAKQRFEAKQQRLQREKEEREQRAQQAAQARRASQTSSEGVDPVQAVLARIKAKQAQSAAPESTVPSADAQPIQQLRPLTPDAESAPVVADDSMAAAREARKQLAREQRARKAAQQNAESSTAPASGVADSSENTDPRQAAVAAAIARAKARKAAQEQGADTTAAASHNEPATVAPNAESTATPSDATAEAVDPRKAAVAAAIARAKARKAAQEQGTDTTAVINHNEPVAEAPNAENTATPSDATTEAVDPRKAAVAAAIARAKARKAAQEQGTDITAAVNHSEPATEGPNAESAATPSDATAEAVDPRKAAVAAAIARAKARKAAQEQGADTTSAVNHTEPATVAPNVESTATPSDATTEAVDPRKAAVAAAIARAKARKAAQEQAKTQASEE; translated from the coding sequence CAACAGCACGCGGGTCAAGCTGGCAATCTGATTGTTAAAACCGGTGAAAAGGTTCTCAAAGGACAGCCGCTGACGCAGTATCATGGTGGCGGACGCATATTGCCCGTTCATGCCCCGACCTCAGGTACGATTATCGCAGTCGAGCCGCGCACCATCGCGCATCCTTCTGGACTCAGCGATCTTTGCGTGGTGATTGAGCCAGATGGCAACGACACGTGGGTCGAACGCGAACAGATTGAAGATTATCATCTGCTCACCCCTGAACAGTTGATTGCCAAGATTCGATCGGCAGGTATTGCCGGTCTTGGCGGCGCTGGCTTCCCTACCGCAGCCAAACTCACCGGCGGCGCAAACCTGATCAAATTGCTGATCATCAACGCCGCAGAATGTGAGCCTTATATCACCGCTGACGATCGTTTAATGCAAGATCGCGCCGATGAAATCATCGAAGGGATTCGGATCCTGCGCCATATTCTGCGCCCTGAGCAGGTCGTCATTGGTATTGAGGATAACAAGAGCCTAGCCATCGAAAGCCTGCGTAAAAGCCTTGATGGCAGCGAAGATATTCAGCTGCGCATTATTCCAACGAAATATCCGTCTGGTGGTGCCAAGCAACTCATCAAGATCCTCACGGGGATGGAAGTGCCTAAAGGCAAACACTCCTCGGCGATCGGTGTGTTGATGCAAAACGTCGGTACCGCTTTTGCCATTAAGCGCGCCATTATCGAAGGTGAGCCACTGATCGAGCGTGTCGTTACCCTGACCGGTGATGCCATTCACGACAAAGGTAACATTTGGGCGCGCTTAGGTACGCCGGTGCAGCACTTGCTGAGCCACGCGGGTTATCGCCGCACCGCTGGGAATGGGCAGATCATCATCGGTGGTCCACTGATGGGCTTTAGCTTGCCGCATCTGGACGTTCCCGTGGTGAAGATCACCAACTGTATTTTGGCGCCTGGCGCTGCAGAATTTGGCGAAGAGCATGCCGAGCAGGCCTGTATCCGTTGCAGCTCCTGTGCGGATGCCTGCCCGGTTAATCTGCTGCCGCAGCAACTGTACTGGTTCAGCCGTGGTAAAGAGCATGACAAAGCGCGCCAATACAACATTATGGATTGTATCGAGTGCGGTGCGTGTGCCTATGTTTGCCCGAGCAACATCCCGCTGGTGCAGTACTACCGCCAAGAAAAAGCAGAGCTGTGGGAGATTCGCCGCGAAGAGCGTAAGTCTGAAATCGCTAAACAGCGCTTTGAAGCCAAGCAACAACGTCTGCAACGCGAAAAAGAAGAGCGCGAACAGCGTGCCCAACAAGCCGCGCAAGCTCGTCGCGCCTCACAAACCAGCAGCGAAGGTGTTGATCCGGTACAAGCGGTATTGGCGCGTATTAAAGCCAAACAAGCACAAAGCGCCGCGCCAGAATCAACAGTACCGTCAGCTGATGCACAACCGATTCAACAATTACGTCCACTGACGCCGGATGCTGAAAGTGCGCCTGTGGTTGCCGATGACTCCATGGCGGCCGCACGCGAAGCGCGCAAACAACTGGCGCGAGAACAGCGTGCGCGTAAAGCTGCGCAACAAAATGCGGAGTCATCAACAGCACCAGCGTCTGGTGTAGCAGACAGCAGTGAGAACACCGACCCACGCCAAGCGGCGGTAGCGGCTGCTATTGCTCGCGCTAAAGCACGTAAAGCCGCGCAAGAGCAAGGTGCTGATACCACAGCTGCAGCTAGCCACAACGAACCGGCAACCGTAGCACCGAATGCTGAAAGCACGGCAACGCCAAGCGATGCCACTGCCGAAGCGGTTGATCCACGTAAAGCGGCGGTAGCTGCCGCTATTGCTCGTGCTAAAGCGCGTAAAGCCGCGCAAGAGCAAGGTACTGATACCACTGCCGTCATTAATCACAACGAACCGGTAGCCGAAGCGCCGAATGCCGAAAACACGGCAACACCAAGCGATGCCACTACGGAAGCAGTTGATCCACGCAAAGCCGCAGTAGCTGCTGCCATTGCTCGCGCTAAAGCGCGTAAAGCCGCGCAAGAGCAAGGTACTGATATCACAGCAGCCGTTAATCACAGTGAACCGGCAACCGAAGGGCCAAATGCCGAAAGCGCGGCTACGCCAAGCGATGCCACTGCCGAAGCGGTTGATCCACGTAAAGCGGCGGTAGCTGCTGCCATTGCTCGCGCTAAAGCGCGTAAAGCCGCGCAAGAGCAAGGTGCTGATACCACTTCCGCAGTTAATCACACCGAGCCGGCAACTGTAGCGCCGAATGTGGAAAGCACGGCAACGCCAAGCGATGCCACTACGGAAGCGGTTGATCCACGTAAAGCGGCGGTAGCTGCTGCCATTGCTCGCGCTAAAGCGCGTAAAGCGGCACAGGAACAAGCAAAAACTCAGGCGAGTGAGGAATAA
- the lolA gene encoding outer membrane lipoprotein chaperone LolA has protein sequence MKKWFITCGIVLGMMSSTAWADARSDLQSRLGKINSFSASFEQTVTGPSGAAIQQGEGKLAVTRPNLFRWEAKTPDESLLVTDGKTLWFFNPFVEQVTISNLKDATSNTPFVLLTRNNPSDWAKYNITQKGDQFTLKPIKSDGNMKQFDLTVTPAGVIKGFSVVEMDGQKSQTVLNRFSTSAVSKSQFSFTVPKGVEIDDQRN, from the coding sequence ATGAAAAAGTGGTTTATCACCTGCGGTATTGTTCTCGGCATGATGTCATCCACGGCATGGGCTGATGCCCGTTCTGATTTGCAGAGCCGACTGGGAAAAATTAATTCATTTAGCGCCTCGTTTGAACAGACTGTGACCGGTCCAAGCGGCGCGGCGATCCAACAAGGCGAAGGCAAACTGGCGGTGACACGCCCGAATCTGTTTCGTTGGGAAGCTAAAACGCCAGACGAAAGCCTGCTGGTGACTGACGGCAAAACCTTGTGGTTTTTCAATCCGTTTGTTGAACAAGTCACGATTAGTAATCTGAAAGACGCGACCAGCAATACACCGTTTGTCCTGCTGACGCGTAACAATCCTTCCGACTGGGCTAAATACAACATCACCCAGAAAGGCGATCAGTTCACGCTTAAGCCTATTAAGTCTGATGGCAACATGAAGCAGTTTGACCTGACTGTCACTCCGGCTGGAGTGATCAAAGGTTTCTCAGTGGTGGAAATGGATGGTCAAAAGAGCCAGACCGTTTTGAATCGCTTCTCTACATCGGCGGTGAGCAAGTCACAGTTTAGCTTTACTGTCCCGAAAGGGGTTGAGATTGACGATCAGCGTAACTGA
- the rsxD gene encoding electron transport complex subunit RsxD — MVFKIASSPYTHNHRSTNVIMRQVMLACIPGVAAQCYFFGWGNLIQILLAIVVAVLAESAVLLLRKKPVWKTLQDSTAALTGLLLGICIPPLAPWWIIVIGTLFAIIIAKQLYGGLGQNLFNPAMVGYVVLLISFPVQMTSWLPVLGLQSEPVSFMDCLNVIFTGHTGEGNTLHQLMLDIDGVTQATPLDTLKTSLKNGLTAHEIMQKPIFGSFAGLGWMWVNIGFLLGGLYLLFRKTIQWMIPVSFLLTLTIASTIGWLVAPDASGTPLFELFSGATMFGAFFIATDPVTASTTFRGRLIFGAVVGLMVYLIRTLGGYPDGVAFGVLIANMAVPLIDHYTQPRVYGR, encoded by the coding sequence ATGGTTTTCAAAATAGCAAGCTCCCCTTACACGCATAACCACCGCAGCACTAACGTCATAATGCGGCAGGTGATGCTTGCCTGTATTCCGGGTGTCGCTGCGCAGTGCTACTTCTTTGGCTGGGGTAACCTGATCCAAATCCTATTAGCCATCGTGGTGGCCGTACTCGCAGAAAGCGCAGTGCTGCTGCTACGCAAAAAGCCAGTGTGGAAAACCCTGCAAGACAGTACGGCAGCGCTTACCGGTCTGTTGCTTGGGATCTGCATCCCACCACTCGCACCTTGGTGGATCATTGTCATCGGTACCTTGTTTGCCATCATTATTGCCAAACAGCTGTACGGTGGCTTAGGGCAAAACCTGTTTAACCCAGCGATGGTGGGCTATGTTGTCTTGTTGATCTCCTTTCCCGTACAGATGACCTCGTGGTTACCGGTTCTGGGATTACAAAGCGAACCAGTCAGCTTTATGGATTGCTTGAACGTCATCTTCACCGGCCATACCGGTGAAGGGAATACTTTGCATCAGCTGATGCTGGACATCGACGGCGTGACACAAGCCACCCCGCTCGACACGCTGAAAACCAGCTTGAAAAACGGTCTGACTGCCCACGAAATCATGCAAAAACCGATCTTCGGCAGTTTTGCCGGTTTAGGTTGGATGTGGGTCAACATCGGCTTTTTGCTCGGTGGTCTGTATCTGCTGTTCCGCAAAACCATCCAGTGGATGATCCCCGTCAGTTTCCTGCTGACGCTGACCATTGCCTCTACGATCGGTTGGCTGGTCGCGCCTGATGCAAGCGGCACGCCGCTGTTTGAATTGTTCTCAGGTGCAACCATGTTCGGTGCGTTTTTCATTGCTACCGATCCAGTGACCGCATCTACGACCTTCCGCGGTCGTTTGATCTTTGGTGCCGTGGTCGGACTGATGGTATACCTGATCCGGACTCTCGGCGGTTACCCCGACGGCGTCGCCTTTGGCGTGCTGATCGCCAACATGGCCGTGCCACTGATTGACCACTATACCCAGCCACGCGTATACGGACGCTAA
- the nth gene encoding endonuclease III encodes MNQKKRIEILERLRAENPKPTTELKYSTPFELLIAVMLSAQATDVSVNKATDKLYPVANTPQTILDLGVDGLKEYIKTIGLFNSKAENVIKTCRILLEQHQGEVPEDREALEALPGVGRKTANVVLNTAFGWPTIAVDTHIFRVSNRTGFAPGKNVNEVEQKLLKVVPAEFKLDVHHWLILHGRYTCIARKPRCGSCIIEDLCEFKEKTE; translated from the coding sequence ATGAATCAGAAGAAACGGATCGAGATCTTAGAACGCCTGCGGGCAGAGAATCCCAAACCTACCACTGAACTGAAATACAGTACGCCGTTTGAGCTGTTGATAGCGGTGATGCTGTCGGCGCAAGCCACCGATGTAAGTGTGAATAAAGCGACCGATAAACTCTATCCGGTCGCCAATACACCACAGACTATCTTGGATTTGGGCGTAGATGGGCTCAAGGAATACATCAAAACCATTGGGCTATTTAACAGCAAGGCAGAAAATGTCATCAAGACCTGCCGGATTTTGTTAGAGCAGCATCAAGGGGAAGTACCAGAGGATCGTGAAGCACTGGAAGCCTTGCCGGGCGTTGGCCGCAAAACGGCTAACGTGGTTCTGAACACCGCCTTTGGTTGGCCGACCATTGCAGTCGATACGCATATTTTCCGCGTCTCTAATCGTACTGGATTTGCACCGGGTAAAAACGTCAATGAGGTGGAGCAAAAGCTGCTCAAAGTCGTCCCTGCTGAATTTAAGCTGGATGTGCACCACTGGCTGATTCTGCACGGGCGTTATACCTGCATCGCCCGTAAACCACGCTGTGGCTCGTGCATCATCGAAGACTTGTGTGAATTCAAGGAAAAGACCGAGTAA
- a CDS encoding LexA family protein: protein MELSISRPDDLFTYRPVAFFNDTESSLLSSPSLVSGRQRLDLNLHCIKRPDDTFFVRISGLSMVDSGIRPGDILVVDRILAPKKGDLVVMMEQGEVVVYELQVKPELKLLSLSADHADRVGMESLSELQQMGQVGIVTSIIHHIRQ, encoded by the coding sequence ATGGAACTGAGCATTTCCCGACCCGATGATCTGTTCACCTACCGTCCAGTGGCATTTTTTAATGATACAGAGTCGTCGTTATTGTCCTCACCGTCTTTGGTGTCTGGCCGGCAGCGTCTTGATCTCAACTTACACTGTATCAAACGACCGGATGATACCTTTTTCGTCCGTATCAGCGGTCTGTCGATGGTCGACTCAGGCATTCGTCCAGGCGATATTCTGGTCGTAGACCGTATTTTAGCGCCGAAAAAAGGTGATTTGGTGGTGATGATGGAGCAAGGCGAAGTCGTGGTGTATGAGTTGCAGGTAAAACCTGAACTGAAATTGCTATCACTGAGCGCCGATCACGCTGATCGCGTGGGTATGGAAAGTCTGTCTGAATTGCAGCAGATGGGGCAAGTGGGCATTGTGACCAGCATTATCCATCATATCCGCCAGTGA
- the rsxG gene encoding electron transport complex subunit RsxG yields MLPTMRRHGITLAVFALIAVGTVVVVNLLTADRIAEQTKQQQKILLNQVLPSNLYNNDPLKECVMVTDPALLGSAVPHKAYLARLDGKPVALAIESTAPNGYSGAIQLMVGATLSGESLGVRVLEHHETPGLGDKIDLRISDWILSFKDKVLHDDNDPRWAVRKDGGMFDQFTGATITPRAVVGGVKNTLIYVRHHGQALFTQQPDCGE; encoded by the coding sequence ATGTTACCAACCATGCGCCGGCACGGTATTACGCTGGCCGTCTTTGCCTTGATTGCCGTTGGCACTGTCGTAGTAGTCAATCTGCTTACGGCAGATCGCATCGCCGAACAAACCAAGCAGCAGCAAAAGATCCTGCTCAATCAGGTATTGCCGTCTAACCTGTACAACAATGACCCTCTCAAAGAGTGCGTCATGGTAACTGATCCCGCCCTGCTCGGCTCAGCCGTCCCACACAAAGCCTATCTGGCGCGTTTAGATGGTAAACCGGTGGCTCTGGCTATCGAAAGCACCGCGCCGAACGGCTATTCCGGTGCAATTCAGTTGATGGTTGGCGCAACCCTCAGTGGCGAATCGTTGGGGGTTCGCGTGCTCGAACACCACGAAACACCGGGCTTAGGGGATAAAATCGATCTGCGGATCTCTGATTGGATCTTAAGCTTTAAAGACAAAGTGCTGCATGACGATAACGACCCACGTTGGGCGGTACGCAAAGATGGCGGCATGTTCGACCAATTTACCGGCGCGACAATCACCCCACGCGCCGTTGTCGGTGGCGTGAAGAACACGCTGATTTATGTCCGTCACCATGGTCAGGCACTGTTTACTCAGCAACCTGATTGTGGCGAATAA
- a CDS encoding electron transport complex subunit E, which produces MNNSRDILVQGLWKNNSALVQLLGLCPLLAVTSTATNALGLGLATMLVLVCTNVVISAIRQWVPSEIRIPIYVMIIASVVTAVQLLINAYAFGLYQSLGIFIPLIVTNCIVIGRAEAFAAKNNVADSALDGFATGLGATLALFVLGSLREIIGKGTLFDGADLLLGSWAKVLRIEVFHLDNSFLLAILPPGAFIGLGLMLAAKYMIDQRMKNRAATPAPSASADDLKKIHSCH; this is translated from the coding sequence ATGAACAATTCACGTGACATTCTCGTTCAAGGTCTGTGGAAGAATAACTCGGCACTGGTTCAACTGCTCGGTCTGTGCCCTCTTTTGGCCGTGACCTCAACCGCAACTAACGCACTGGGGCTGGGTCTGGCCACCATGTTGGTGCTGGTTTGTACCAACGTAGTGATTTCAGCGATTCGCCAGTGGGTGCCGAGTGAAATTCGGATCCCGATTTACGTCATGATCATCGCATCAGTGGTTACAGCAGTACAGCTACTGATCAACGCCTATGCGTTTGGTCTGTACCAATCACTGGGGATTTTTATCCCGCTGATCGTCACCAACTGTATCGTGATCGGTCGTGCCGAGGCCTTTGCCGCCAAGAACAACGTGGCAGACTCGGCACTCGATGGTTTCGCTACCGGTTTAGGCGCAACCTTAGCTTTATTTGTGCTGGGAAGCCTGCGTGAAATCATCGGTAAAGGGACGCTGTTTGATGGTGCCGATTTACTGCTGGGCTCATGGGCCAAAGTGCTGCGCATTGAGGTCTTCCATCTGGATAACAGTTTCCTGCTGGCCATCTTGCCTCCTGGCGCATTTATCGGCTTAGGTTTGATGCTGGCGGCCAAATACATGATCGATCAGCGCATGAAAAATCGCGCTGCCACGCCAGCACCTTCAGCTTCGGCGGACGATCTGAAGAAAATTCACAGTTGTCATTAA
- a CDS encoding replication-associated recombination protein A: MSNLSLDFAADFQPLAARMRPQTLDQYIGQAHLLAPGKPLRRAVEAGHLHSMILWGPPGTGKTTLAEVIARYANADVERVSAVTSGIKEIREAIERARQNRDRARRTILFVDEVHRFNKSQQDAFLPHIEDGTITFIGATTENPSFELNNALLSRARVYLLKSLTENDILAVLEQAMQDNVRGLGGQNIELPPDTALALAQLANGDARMSLNCLELMVDMAAEQPDGRKILTSELLREVAGERSARFDNKGDRYYDLISALHKSIRGSSPDGALYWYARILTAGGDPLYVARRLLAIASEDVGNADPRGMQVAIAAWDCFTRVGPAEGERAIAQAIVYLACAPKSNAVYTAFKAALEDAKQHPDYDVPDHLRNAPTRLMKEMGLGAEYRYAHDEPNAYAAGESYFPPQLQGTRYYHPVARGLESKIAEKLSWLTQQDQNSPIKRYQ, encoded by the coding sequence GTGAGTAATTTATCTTTGGATTTTGCGGCAGATTTTCAGCCGCTGGCCGCACGGATGCGTCCGCAGACACTGGATCAGTATATTGGTCAGGCTCACCTGCTCGCGCCGGGAAAACCGTTGCGCCGTGCGGTGGAGGCCGGTCATCTGCACTCGATGATTCTGTGGGGGCCTCCGGGTACCGGAAAAACCACCTTGGCAGAAGTGATTGCGCGCTATGCCAATGCCGATGTCGAGCGCGTGTCGGCGGTAACATCGGGTATCAAAGAGATCCGTGAAGCGATTGAGCGTGCTCGGCAAAATCGCGATCGGGCGCGGCGTACTATCTTGTTCGTCGACGAAGTGCATCGCTTCAATAAAAGTCAGCAAGATGCGTTCTTGCCACATATCGAAGATGGCACGATCACGTTTATTGGTGCGACGACCGAAAACCCGTCTTTTGAACTCAATAACGCACTGCTATCTCGTGCGCGGGTTTATCTGCTCAAATCCCTCACCGAAAACGATATTCTGGCAGTGCTTGAACAAGCCATGCAGGATAACGTGCGCGGTTTAGGCGGCCAGAATATTGAACTGCCGCCTGACACGGCTTTAGCGTTGGCGCAGCTGGCGAACGGCGATGCGCGAATGTCCCTTAATTGCCTAGAGCTAATGGTGGATATGGCCGCCGAGCAACCGGACGGGCGCAAAATTCTGACTTCAGAGTTACTGCGCGAGGTTGCCGGTGAGCGCAGTGCGCGCTTTGATAATAAAGGCGACCGCTATTACGACCTGATTTCTGCCCTGCACAAATCCATTCGCGGCTCTTCTCCGGATGGTGCGCTCTATTGGTATGCCCGTATTTTGACTGCCGGTGGTGATCCGCTCTATGTCGCACGGCGTTTGTTGGCGATAGCTTCGGAAGATGTGGGCAATGCTGACCCGCGTGGGATGCAAGTGGCGATCGCCGCATGGGATTGCTTTACGCGTGTTGGACCGGCGGAAGGCGAGCGAGCCATTGCTCAGGCGATTGTGTATTTGGCCTGTGCGCCGAAGAGCAATGCAGTGTATACCGCATTCAAAGCGGCGTTAGAAGATGCGAAACAGCATCCAGATTACGATGTGCCAGACCATCTGCGCAATGCGCCAACGCGATTGATGAAAGAGATGGGGCTCGGCGCGGAATACCGTTATGCCCACGATGAACCGAATGCTTATGCAGCCGGAGAGAGTTATTTCCCTCCGCAATTGCAGGGTACGCGTTACTATCATCCGGTTGCGCGTGGGCTGGAGAGCAAGATTGCTGAAAAATTATCCTGGCTGACTCAGCAGGATCAAAATAGCCCGATAAAACGCTATCAGTAA
- the serS gene encoding serine--tRNA ligase, whose product MLDPNLLRNELDVVAEKLARRGFKLDVDTLNALEEKRKVLQVKTENLQAERNARSKAIGLAKSRGEDIQPLLDEVASMGSELDAAKVELDQLQEELRGIALSIPNIPSDEVPTGKDENDNQEVRRWGTPRQYDFDVRDHVDLGEMAGGMDFAAAVKLTGARFVVLKGQIAKLHRALTQFMLDLHTTEHGYLETYVPYLVNQETLYGTGQLPKFGNDLFHTKPLEEGDPTFALIPTAEVPVTNLVRGEILEEESLPLKMTAHTPCFRSEAGSYGRDTRGLIRMHQFDKVELVQIVRPEDSMQALEELTGHAEKVLQLLGLPYRTVLLCTGDMGFGSHKTYDLEVWLPAQNTYREISSCSNMGDFQARRMQARCRSKTDKKPRLVHTLNGSGLAVGRTLVAILENYQQADGRIEIPEVLRSYMGGLTHIGG is encoded by the coding sequence ATGCTCGATCCGAATCTGTTACGAAACGAGCTGGACGTGGTGGCCGAGAAGCTGGCCCGTCGCGGCTTCAAACTGGATGTTGATACACTCAATGCACTGGAAGAGAAACGTAAAGTTCTGCAGGTAAAAACAGAAAATCTGCAAGCTGAGCGTAATGCTCGTTCCAAAGCGATTGGTTTGGCTAAATCGCGTGGCGAAGATATTCAGCCATTGCTGGATGAAGTTGCTTCCATGGGAAGTGAGCTGGATGCAGCAAAGGTTGAGCTGGATCAGCTGCAGGAAGAGTTACGCGGTATTGCGCTGAGCATCCCGAACATTCCTTCAGATGAAGTCCCGACTGGTAAAGACGAAAACGATAATCAGGAAGTCCGCCGTTGGGGTACACCGCGTCAGTATGATTTTGACGTGCGTGACCACGTTGATCTGGGCGAAATGGCTGGCGGTATGGATTTCGCGGCTGCGGTTAAGCTGACCGGTGCACGTTTTGTGGTACTGAAAGGCCAAATCGCTAAGCTGCACCGTGCGCTGACCCAGTTCATGCTGGATCTGCACACCACCGAGCACGGTTATCTGGAAACCTACGTTCCTTATCTGGTGAACCAGGAAACCCTGTACGGTACTGGTCAGCTGCCGAAGTTTGGTAACGATCTGTTCCACACCAAGCCACTGGAAGAAGGCGACCCAACTTTTGCGCTGATCCCAACCGCAGAAGTGCCAGTGACCAACTTGGTTCGTGGTGAAATTCTGGAAGAAGAATCTCTGCCTCTGAAGATGACTGCGCACACGCCGTGCTTCCGCTCTGAAGCGGGCTCTTATGGCCGTGATACCCGTGGTCTGATTCGTATGCACCAGTTTGATAAAGTTGAGCTGGTTCAAATCGTGCGTCCAGAAGACTCCATGCAGGCGTTGGAAGAGCTGACCGGTCATGCTGAGAAAGTATTGCAGCTGCTGGGACTGCCATACCGTACCGTGCTGCTGTGTACTGGCGACATGGGCTTTGGCTCTCACAAAACTTACGATCTGGAAGTATGGCTGCCAGCGCAGAATACCTACCGTGAAATCTCCTCTTGCTCCAACATGGGTGATTTCCAAGCACGTCGTATGCAAGCGCGTTGCCGCTCTAAGACCGATAAGAAGCCACGTCTGGTTCACACCCTGAATGGCTCAGGTTTGGCAGTTGGCCGTACTCTGGTCGCGATTCTGGAAAACTATCAGCAAGCTGATGGCCGCATTGAGATCCCAGAAGTTCTGCGCAGCTACATGGGCGGTTTGACCCATATTGGTGGTTAA